The genomic region GGCGGAGCGGACGCTAAGCGTATTCCACTGTTCGAGCACCACATCTTGCCAGCGTTCCGGATCGGTGGCCGAGTAGGGACGTAGTTGCCCCGCCAGGCGGAATTCGCGCACGTTGTAGAGGCCGGCGGCGTTGGGCAGGCCCGGCGTCTGGGGGTAGTGGTAGGGGCCACGTTGGTAGGCAGCGTACGTTTTTACGCCGTACAGTCCCACAAACAGGAGCACGAAACCCCCTTTCAGCGTACGCCGCGCTGCGCGTTGCCAGCCAGCAGGTAACGCCAGCCGAAAGCGGTTGGGTACGGCCGGGCGCTCCAGCGTGAGCAAGTCATTCACGCGGCGCGCATCATACCAGAGCACCACCAGCGCTAAGGCCAGCAGGTAGAAGCTGTACACGTACTCGCCGCCCTCGTAAGCCAGGTTCGAGAGGAACACATTGCCCAGAAAGGAAATACTCAAAAAGGCCCCGATACTGGCCGTGCGCCGCCCTAGCAGCAGCACCGCGCTCAGAATCTCTACCAGTCCCAGAAACGACTGGTACGAAGGCACGATGCCCAGACTAAGGGAAAAGATTTTCCAATCGCTCAACTCTCCGTAGTGCGTGTTGAGCAAACTGAGGGAGGGCAATGGCGCCTGCATGGGAAAAAGCTTCAGAAAACCGTAGCCCAGCAGCCCCGCCGCCAACCGGTAGCGCACCAGCACCCGCAGCCAGTAATACAGGGTAGCGTAGTCCGGGCGGCTTTTCCCTACCCAGCTCCAAGCAGCAGCCCCCACGGCGGCCAGCGCAGCTACCACCGCCCAGTTGGCGAAGGTATCGGGCCCGTCGAAAAAGCGCGGGGAGTAATGAGCCAGCCGAAAAATGTCGCCGAAGGAGAAGCCCGACCAGTTGACGGCTAGGTCATAGTAGTAGTGCCAGTCGAGTGGCACGATCTGCAGCACGAAATACAAGAAAACAAACCGAAACAACCCTTTGGTAAAGCCCGACCACGGGGCTTCGGTGGCTGGAGTGGCCGCGTGTAGCGGCGCTGAGACGGTAACTGCGGGAGATAGGGTAGCAGGCATAGCAACAAGGAAATGCGTGGAAAGAAGCCAGCTTCTGTATCGTTGAATTGTGCTGGGGCTGATGCGCTTATGGCAGAACTCCTTCAGGCTTGTGCCGGATGAAGGGGTAGGGAACGGCCGAGGTTAGTAGCCCTCGTTCTGCGTTAGGGCCGCATCTACCTGCAACTGGCTGATAGGGATGGGTAGCACTAGGCGGGAGCTGGGTAGCGGGGCGTTGGCCTTCACCGGGTCGGGGAAAAGAGCCGTGGCCCGGCCGGTACGCGCCAGGTCAAACCAACGGTGCGGTTCCAGGGCAAATTCCAAGCGCCTTTCCTCCTCAATGGCCAGCAGCACCGCTGCCGGCGTGGTGGCCGCGCTGCCGGCTAGGCCGGCGCGCGTACGCACGGCATTCAGGTCGGTTAGTGCCTCTGCCAGTTTGCCTTGCTTGGCGCGCGCCTCGGCCCGAATCAAATACAGCTCCGCAATGCGGAAGATATAGCTGGGGTCGGAGCCGGGGCTGCGGTAATAGAGGTTGCCGTACCAAGTAGTGCTTGTGGTAGAGGCAATCAGGGTGGTGCGACCGTTGGCCGTATTGTTCGGGGCAGTCGTCAGTAGGGACACCAGCGCGGTATTGGGGGCCCATTGCCGGGTGCCGCCGTTAGCTGTAGGTTGCCACTGCCCGCGGTGGTTGTTTACCTCCGTGGTACCGTTGTAAAACAGCTCAAATACCGATTCGCGGGTGCCACGCGCGTTGTTGGCAAACCACGCATTGAAGGGTGCTACCAACTGGTAATTAGCATTGTCGCTGATAAGGCGGGTAGCGTACTCTTCGGCCAGCGCCCACTTCTGCTGGTATAAGTACAGCCGCGCTTTCAGGGCCCACACCGTTTTTCGCGTGGCGCGGTACCGGTCGTTGGTAGTCACGGTGGCCGGATTGGGTAGCAACGGCTCGGCAACGTCCAGGTCGCGCAGCACCTGGGCGTAGGTTTCGGCCTGAGTAGCGCGGGCAATACCCTGGTTGTCGGTGGCCGTGAGGGTAGGCTGCGTAATGAGCGGCACCCCCCCGAAGATGCGGGCCAAATCAAAATAAGCCAGGGCCCGCAGGAAATACGCCTCGCCCAGGTACTGGTTCTTCAGCGTTTCCGTCAGCAACGGATCCACGACGGCCGGCACGCGCGCCAGAATGTGGTTGGCGCGGTTGATAGTCACGTAAATGGCCGACCACACCGTGCCGATGGTTGCGTTATCAGCCCGCACGTTGTGGGTAACAAACTCCTGCACCTGCGACTGGGTGCCGGTCCACTGCACGTCGCCCCCGCCCAGGTAGCCAATCGATTGAAAGCTAGTGCCGTAGTAGCCCCCACTGGCCAGCGCGCTATACACGCCGCTGAGCGCGGTACTAGCCGATTTCTGATCCGTAATGGTCTGGTTGTCGGCAACGGATTCGCGGGGTGGCACCTCCAAATAATCATTGCAGGCACTCGCACTCAGCACCAGCGCAATAAAAGAAAACAGCGAAACGGTCTTTAAATAAGCGAGAGACATAGCGAAGGGAGTAAGAGGAAGAGAAGGGTAGGCAGGAAATCGGACCTAAAAGGTGGCACTGACCCCTACTTGCCAGCTGCGCGGCTGTGGCGGTGTACCCAAGTCAATGCCCTGTTGGTTGGCATCGCTACTGGAGGCCGATTCGGGGTCGAGGCCCGTGTAGTTGGTGAGGAGCACCAGGTTGGTGCCCTGCGCATACACGCGCACCGAGCTGCCGCGCAACTGGCGGGTAAGCTTTTCCGGCAGCGTATAGCCCAGGTTCACGTTGCGCAGGCGTATAAAAGAGCCGTCTTCCAGCCAGCGGCTACCCCCATCCAGGTAATTGTTCACGTTGATGCCGTCGGGCCGGGGCACATCGGTCATGTCGCCGGGCTGCTGCCAGCGGTTCAGGTTGCTGGCGAAGATGACGCGGGCCTCGTCCCGGGCGCCGCCCCCTTCCCCGAAGAAGCGGTTGTGGTTGTAGACCTTGTTACCGTATTGAAAGGAAAGCAACACGCTGGCATCAAAATTCTTGTAGGAAAGTGTGTTGCTGAGGCCCCGAAGAATTTGGGCCAGGTACTTCCTACAATCTGCCGGTCGGCGGCTGTGATTTTCCCATCCCCGTCCACGTCGTCGTACACCGCGTTACCGGTCTGCGGATCTACGTACAGCTGCTTGTACACCCAGAAAGAGTAGAGCGGATACCCCTGCTGCTGCAAAATGAGGTTGCGGCTCCCGAACTGGGTAGGGGTTGCCAGCTTCTCGATGGTATTGCCATTGGTGGCAATGTTGAAATTAGTCGACCAGTTGAAATCAGCCTTGCGGATGTTGATGGTATTCAGCACAAACTCCAGCCCCTTGTTGCTGATCTCCACCGCGTTGGCCCAGTAGGAGCTAAACCCCGTCGTGGCGGGTTCCGTCAGCTGAATCAGGCCGTCGCGGGTGTATTTGTAGTAGGCGTTGAACTCCAGCCCGATGCGACCCTCCAACAACCCCACGTCCAGGCCCAAGTTGGCCTGACTGGTTTGCTCCCATTTCAGGTCTGCGTTGGCCAGTTGCTGCGGCGCTGTGCCCGCGTTGCCCAAGTAGTTTGCGCCGCCATTCCAAAGGCCCCGGGCCGCAAAGTTGCCGATGCCATTCTGGTTGCCGGTCAGGCCGTAGCTAGCGCGTAGCTTCAGGTCGCTTAGTACCGTTACGTCGCGCAGAAAGCGTTCCTGCTTGAGGCGCCAGGCGGCACCTACGCTGGGGAAATAGCCCCAACGGTTGGCTGCCCCAAAGCGCGAGGAGCCGTCGGCCCGAAAGCTTATGTTCAGCAGGTAGCGGTCAGCGAAGTTGTAGTCAGCCCGGCCGAAGAAAGAAGCCAGTCGGTACCCCGACCAGTTCTCGGTACTGCTAGTTACCGACGCCGCTGAAATTTCCCGGAACGCATTGTTCGGAAACCCTGTGCCCTGCGCAAAAGTGCGCTCGTACACGTCGCTTTGCAGGCCATTGCCCACCACCACGCCCACGCCGTGCTTGCCAACTTGCTGGCGGTAGGTGAGCGTATTTTCGTTGAGCAGGGAGGAGTAGTGCGATACGCTGGAGGTAGCCAACCCGCCCACGCCGGCCCCAGCAATTAAGAAGGTGTTCCAGTATTCCTTTTCGTCGTAGTTATTGTAATCGACCCCGAAACTGGTGCGGAACTTCAGGTTGGGCAGCACCTGCGCCTCGGCATAGAGGTTGCCGATGTAGCGAATACTGGTGGAGTTGACGTCGTAGTTATCAATGAGTAGCTCCACATTATCGAAGCTGGCGCGGCCTACCAGTTGTCCGTTGGCGTCGTAGGGCGAAAGGAGGGTAGGGGTGTGCAAAGCGGCTTGCAGCAGCCCGCCGGCCGGACCGTCGCCGGCGCGGCCCTCGTTGCGGTAGGTGCGCGTGAAGGTGTTGCTGACCCCAAGCTGCACCTTGTCTGAGAGCTGCTGGTCGAGGTTGACTTTGAAGCTGGCGCGCTGAAAATCAATGGGCCGCAGTATGGATTCTTGTTTGGTGAAGCCTCCACCGAGGTAGTAGCGCGTTGTACTGTTGCCGCCCGCTACCGACAAATCGTAGTTCTGCACGCGTGCTGTGCGGAACACCTGGCTTAGTCGGTCGTAGGTGGGCTGCTCTTCGGGCAGGCCGCGCCCCCCAGCCGCTACGGGGCGGTAGGGCCGGTTTTCGTAAGTGTGAGGGGTAGGGCCGGTAGTATTCAGCCAGTTTTCGTTGACTAACTGCGCGTGCTCCGGTCCCGTTGCCAGGTCCCAGAGCTTGGCGGCCTTGGCCCATCCCTGCGACACGTTGAGGCTCACCTTGGGCTTTTGGTTGAAGCTGCCGCGGCGCGTGGTGACCAGTATCACGCCATTGGCGCCGCGGGCCCCGTACAACGCCGTCGCGTCGGCATCCTTCAGTACTTCAATACTTTCAATATCCGCCGGATTCAGGTCTGCAATAGGCGATGAGGCTTTCCCGCCCGTACTGATGGTTTGCAGACTATTGTTATTGATAAAGACCCCATCCACCACGTAGAGCGGCGTGTTGGAGCCGTTGATGGTTGTAGCGCCCCGTACGCGCACGTTCACCGCTTGCCCCGGCACCCCGGAATTCGACGAAATCTGCACGCCCGCTACTTTGCCCTGCAATTGCGCGTCGAAGCTACCCACCGGCAGCTCCTTGGTATCCGAGGGGTCTACTTTCACAATGGCGCCGGTCAGGTTTTTGCGCTGCTGCGTGCCGTAGCCAACTATTACCACCTCATTCAGCTGGCCTTGGTCGGGTGCCAACCGTACCGTAAGAGTACCTGTCTGGCGCGCGCTCACCTCCTGCGTTTTATAGCCGATAGAGGAGAAAATAAGCGTTGTTGCTTCCGAGGCGTCTGGCAGCGAAAATGAGCCATCAGACAGCGTAGCGGTGCCAGCTGTAGTGCCCTTCACCCGAATTGTTACGCCGGGTAGTGGTTGCCCGGCTTCGTCTAGTACTTTGCCCGTTATCGGGCCAGCAACCGCCTGATAATGCCTTGCCAACGGTGAATTGGCCGTAGCTGTGGTTGCCATACTCCACGCAACAAGCGTCGAGGATAGAAAATACTTCATGTAGTACGTTGATTTGGGGGCAGCAGACTACGGGCAGCAGCTATATAAAGCGCGCATCGTTGTGCCTACTTGCCCCGAGCGTTGTCGGAGAAGAGGACATGCAAATTCGTTGAGCGCGGTAGCGCCTATTTGCATTAATTTGTCTATGATGGTGAGTGCTGCCTGCGGCCACTTTGCGTGCTCAGCACCGCTGTGGTTTGGAAGTAGCAGGCCTTGTCTAAGGTGAAAATTCGCTGAAAAATTCAGAAAATCACCTCTTTAATAAGGTTGTGGTTTCTGTAGGCGCGCAGCAAACAGTAGGCTATGTGTAGCAAAACAAACCAATTGTACAGCCCGGCAAACTTGTAACTATTTTGATGTAACAAGTTCTCGTCGCGCTTTCGTAGAACGCACGATTATCCGTTTGCGTGAGCAGACAAGTGCACGTTGTCGACTACGCAGATCAGAAGGCCAAGAAGTGAAAGAGGCAGTAATGCTACCGTTGCAACCTGCTGAGATGTTGCAAGAACGTTGCTGCATGCGCTTACTGCCACTGCTCTATGAAAGCAGCGAAACGCATGTAGGGGGAGTAGTCCGCAGCAGGGCGGCAGGGAGATGGATATTAAACGCTACGAGTTCATTACTCCGCCCTCTGCCGCGCCCATACAGACGTACACTATTGCCAAATGGCAACAACGATGCTGTACTCCTTGGGGTGTGGCAGAAGAAACGAAGAGATGAAGGGAGGCGTCCACAACAACTTGCTTTTATATGGTCAGGACTTGGCACCGTTCAGGATCTTCCTGTGGTTGCCGGCGCTTCACGGAGCCTGTCTCTCCACGCCTCTGTATAAAAACAATCCTTTGTTGATTTTGGGATTGATAAAGCAAATATAGTGTTGCGTTTTTTAGAAAAACAAATTTAGTTTTAGAAATTTCTCGGCTGGGTACGCTCACGTCGAAGGAGGTTACTCTGCCCATTGCTTTGCCGGTTACAGTAGAAACCCTACCCCATGGGCTGCGACTGCCCGGCACTATCACCCTTGACCGGACGCGCCTTAGGAGTAGCTACAATTCGACCTCCTTTTTTCAAAACTTGGGCAGCTATGCCATCTGTAACGATTTTCAGGTGGCGCTTGATGTGGTAGCGCAGCAAAAGCAGGCTAGTCCTCAGCGCCGATTAGAGCGTATCAACCCGTCATACAGCAGTACCCAGAGTGGCAAGCACCACAAAACGGGCGGCGTGTTTGCCGGAGCAGGTAGCCGCGCAGGGAAACTGTTGGCGGCAGTTACACTAGCCGCTCAATGGAGCAGTGCCGGGCATCACATCCCGTATCAAAGAAGCGTTGGGCGCGGCACTTGCGCCCAACGGAGTGAGGGATTGATGGCCTGAATATTTTTTATACCTTTTACCAATAAATTAAGCTAAGCTCATGAAAACCATCTCGATTCTCCTTGTTAGCACTGGGCTATTTTGTTTCTCTATGTCGGCCGCTGCTCAAACAACTCCGAAGCCAAAGGCTAAAACAACTGTATCCTCTCAGCCGCACATGAATAAAAAATCGACTTCTAAAAATCTCGCAGTTATTAAAGACACGGCTGCTTTCCGCCGTTCGAGCCGGCCCGACGCGATGCCTATTCGTGTGAGGCCTAGAAGTATTAAGAAGTATTAAGTAGACAATATTCTGACCTGACACAAACAGTACTTTATGCTTGTCGCCACAACCTCGGCAGGCTCCGCAGCAGCGCCCACGCTACTACCCCGCTCACGGCAATGATGGAAGCCGTAGAGCTGCGGATGGGCCGGAAGCGGGTAGCGCCTTCTTTCAGCTCAATATAGCTAACGGGCGTACCGGCTACGCTGCTGCCACAGTGGTACAAAGTATAAAACCTGAGTTCAGTACAGAGTACTGTCACCAATAACTATTTAGCTTAACAAATCCTCCTTGTAGATGGTCGAGTTAGCCACAGCATCTGGTTCTGCCGACGTGGTTAGGTGCGCACCATGCGGGTGCGGCCGTGTAGCTAAGGTGGTACTGAGCGCTTGCGCCGCAGCAACCACCTGCGCCGGGTAGTGCAGGCGCGCCAACAACCGAATGGCGTTGCGCGTGGTGAGGGGACCAGTTTTGAGACGATAGTCGAAATACCAATCTTCCTCCGTGACAGTTTCGCAAAAGTGGTACTCGACAAAACACGATTGCAAGAGCGTGCCTAGCTCCCCATCGTGGGTGGCCGCCACTACCCAGCTGCGGGGCTGCAAGTAGGCCAGTACGGCCTTGTTCGCGGCGATGCGCTCCTGCGTGTTTGTGCCTTTGAACAATTCATCCAGCAGCAGCAGGTAGCTGCCGGGGGCCGCGTCGCAGGCCAGCAGCAACTGCCGCATGGTTTCGGCTTCGACCAAATAATAACTTTTGCCCGTGGACAGGCTGTCGGCTAGGTTGAGGCTGGTGAGCACCCGGCAAATAGGGGCGCGGTAAGCGGTAGCCGGGCACGTGGCAATCGTTTGGGCCAGGAGGGCATTCACGCCCAGCGTGCGCATAAAGGTGGTTTTGCCGGCCATGTTCGAGCCGGTGAGTAGTACGCCGGATTCGGCCAACGTGAGGTCGTTTGGCACGCACCCTGGCACCAGCGGGTGGTAACCGCCTAGCAATTGGATGCCCGCGACGGCCGGCTCGAAGTGTGGTACGCAGGTGTCGTGGCGCTGGCGGAAGCTGGCCACCGCCAGGGCGCAATCAACGTAGCCCACCGCCTCAAAAACGGCTCGAATGGCGGGCGCTTGCCGCTGTATGGCCACTCGGCAGCGGGCATACAACAGTTGGTCAACCAACAGCAGCATCTTGAGTATCTCCAGCAGTCCCATATTATCCACTACCTGAAAGAAAGCCGCTTGCCGCAAAACACCTCCTAATCTAGCCAGGGGCTCGGACAGCAGTTGGAGCGGCCGTAGGGGTAGGGCTGCCCGCTGCAACTCTCTTCCTGCACGGTGCAAGCGGCCCAGTTGCAACAACGGGCGAACATAGAGCTGAATCCGTACGCGTTGCCGAAGGTGAAACACCGCATTGAAGCAACCAAACGCAAGCGTGCCCAACCAAAGCATGGGGAGCCAAAAGCCCCCGAGCAACGTGGCCAACAGCCCTAGCGCGAGCAGCGCCGAGAGGCGCACGTTAGGCAATGAGGGTAGGGGCTCCTCGCCCAGCAAATCGACCAGGTAGTACGCCTCCTGAGCCGTCAGATGGTCGAGGGCGAGCAGGGCTTGGCCGCGGACCACGGGTTGCTGCGCCAGCAGGGTCGCGGCGGCGTCAAACTCGTGCAGGGCGTCCTTGTCGTCGAGCGGGCTGCGCAGGCGGTGGTAGAGGCATTGCTGGCCTACCGGGCTCACGGTGGCATCGAGCAGGGTAAAGAGCGAGTCGCCGTTCAGGTCAGCCCAGGTTTGGTCGGGCAGGCGGTGATACGCGGGCTCGTGCTGCACGTGGTTGTAGTAACGGGCCACCAGGGGAATACGGGGAGTGCTCGCAGCCGGCTGTTGCCAGGCCGCTTCCAAGCGGCGTAAGCGCTTGCGAGAAGGAGTCCACATAAGAAGATAGGGTAGCTACCAGGGCGTGAGTTATAGGATATAGTTGGTAGCTGTAAGTAGTTCGAAAGGTAGCTTAGTAATTTTATAAGGAAGCTATCATATTGGATACAATAGTTAAGCGAGTAAAACCTTTACTGAGGTTAGTCTGAGAGCCAATGACAGCTTCAGTCCTGGTCGAGGGCTAGATCACGCAAAAAAACATCTGGTTCATTCTCGGCATACACAGCTAAAATAGAGGCAGCACGTGACCCTGGGATTTGAAGCAAAGCGATGATGGTACTGCTTTTCACGTCTCCGTCCTCATCTGCTAACAAGTGCGCTAAGAGACTAATCAGGCTGTCATCTGGAAAGTGCGTGGCGACTTGAGCGCTCCATTGACGCACATATACCTGCGCACTGATTAAGCTGCGCTGTAAATGTGGCAACACTTGTGACGGTGAGTAGTGAAGTATAACATTCTCGACGAGTTGATACAGTCCATTACCGTTGCGTCCGCCAAAGGAGTGCAAAAACAGCGGAATACAACGCGGGTCTGGGTGACGTGAAAAGTGTTCTAGGAGCAGATGATAGGTGTGTCCTTGTTGCAATGTCAGGTCTTGATCATTGGGCAACGGCTGGTGCCGCGCTAACCATGCCAAGGCTTCGGAAGTCGTCATGTCGTTTGGCTCAGTCCAGAAGTGAATAATGTCTTTATCACCTCTACCTCCACAGCTTCGGCAGGCTCCGCAGCAGCGCCCACGCTACTACCCCGCTCACGGCAATGATAGATGCTGTAGAGCTGCGGATGGACCGGAAGCGGGTAGCGCCTTCTTTCAACTCAATATAGCCAACGGGCGTAACGACCACCCCTCCACCACCGCCGGAGCCAGCTGCATCGGGAAGGCGGCCGCCACCGCCGCCACCAAAACCATAAACGACCCGCGCTACGGGAATTACTGTGAGGCCGTTGCGCTCCACGGGCTCGCCGTATACGGTGCGGGCTGTGGCCGTGGCGCTTAGCTGCTCTGCTAGGCGCTGAGCTACTGTGAGGGTAGGGGAATCAGAAGATGTCATAGGAAAAGTATTTGATAAAAAAGAGCGTCATACTGAGCGCAGCCCAAGCGTAAAAGTTTAAGGAAAACAAACAAAAGGAGCCAGCGGCTTACACCGCTGGCTCCTTTTTTATTCATCTGAAAACTGCTTTAGAAAGCAGCCAACAGCGTTTTCAAACCTGCAGCGGCATCGTTGCCGAGGTGCACGTGCAGGGTGCGACGGTCGGCGCTTTGCAGGGCTTCCAGGTCGCCTTGGGCCTGGGCGTCTTGCAGGGTGCCGAAAGAGTAAGAACGGCCTGGGAGGGGCAGATCCTGCGGGTGGCCCGCCGTGAGCTGCAGGAACAGACCCGTGTTGGGGCCGCCCTTGTGGTACTGGCCGGTAGAGTGCAGGAAGCGCGGACCGTAGCCGAACGTGGTAGCCACGTGCAGCTTGTCCTGAATCTTCTGGCGTAGCTCTGCCGTCTCCTCGTTCACCGCTGCCGATTCAGTTAGGTAGGCTTGAATGGAAACGTAGTCGCCGGCTTTGGCTTGCGCGAAGAACTGCTGTACTAGCTCCTGAGCCGAGCCGCCCGATACCGACGAGTAGTAGTCCAGTCCACCTTCCGACAGCGCTTTTTCTTGCTCCGGTAGGCTGCCTTTTTCGGCTACTTCCTTCATAATCTTGTCGGTAGCCGTTTTGGCGGCTTGCACGTTGGGCTGGTCGAAGGGGTTGATGCCCAGCACTGCACCGGCAATAGCCGTAGCAGCTTCCCAGCGGAAGAATTCAGCACCCAGGTCCAGCGCATCCTTCATACGGATGGTGATAACCGGATGGCCTGCCTCTTGCAGGGTTTTCAGCTTCTGCGTGTTATCCTCGTCGGCTTCGTTCTCGTAGCCCACATACACAAACACGCGGTCCTGGCCGTACACCTCGGGCTTGCCTAGGTGCTCGCCGGCTACCGGCAAAATGCCTTTGCCTTCCTTGCCAGTGCTTTCCGCCAGCAACTGCTCCAGCCACAAGCCTAGGTCGCTCAGCGACTTAGGCACTACCAGCGTGAGCTTGTCGCGGCCTTGGGTAGACAGCACGCCCAACGCAGCACCTAGCTGCAAGCCGGGGTTGTTGTCGCTGGGGCCGTAGGCACCGCAGGCACGCATCATAATAACGGCGCGGGCCAACAGCTCGCCCACGTTGATGCCGTAGAGCGCAGCTGGTACCAGTCCGAAGAACGTGAGAGCCGAGAAACGGCCGCCTACCTCTGGGAAGTTCAGGAACACCTTGCGGTAGCCCAGCTCTTTTGCTGTTTCGATGAACGGGGAGCCGGGGTCGGTGATGCCGATGAAATTCTCACCGGCTTTGTCGCCTTTCACGGCTTTCACCTTCTCGTAGAAGTAGTCGCCGAACGCCAGCGGCTCGGCCGTGGTGCCTGATTTGCTAGCTACGATGAACAGCGTGTGCTCCAGCGGCACGGCCTTTTCAATCTCCTGTACCGTACCGGGGTTGGTGGTGTCTAGAATCAGCACGTCGAGGCCGTTTTCGCCTTTCGGGAACGACTTCTCGAACACGATGGGCGCCATAGTGCTACCGCCCATACCCATCACTACCACGTGAGTGAAACCCTCAGCTTTGGCTTCCTGAGCAAACTGCTCTAGGCGGCCTACCTCGTCTACCATGGTTTCAGCCACGCGCAGCCAGCCCATGTAGCTGCGGATGCTCTCCTGGGCTTTGGCGTCCTGCGTCCACAGGTCGGCCTGCTTGTTCCAGAAACCCGTGATGAAGTCCGACTTCTTATACTCCTCAATTTTAGCGTCAACTTCCTGCTGATACTGGCCCAGCTGCATGTCGGCAGCTACGGGTTGCAAGTCCAGCGCTTGCACGCGCTTTTTCTCAATCGAGTCGATCAGCTTAGCGAAGGGCTCTTTGAACTTCTGGCCGCCGTCTTCTTCCAGGAACTGCGTGCGCTCCTGTAGGTCGATGCCCAGTTTGGGTAGGGCGTTTAGTACTTCGTCTACCTGGTCGAGGTTGGTTTCCAGGGTGTTGGCTACCTTGCCTTGCTCACGGAACAGGTCTAGGGTCTCCACCGGAATGGTGTTCACCGTCTCCGGACCAATGAGGCCGTCTACGTAGCGCAGGTTGTCGTATTTGGGGTTTTTGTTGCCAGTGCTGGCCCACAGCAGGCGCTGCGTATTGGCACCTTTTTGCTTGAGCGCTTCCCAACGCGGTCCGGCAAAAATGCCTTTGTAGAGCTGGTAGGCTTTTTTAGCGCTAGCTAGTGCTACTTCACCCACCAGCGGTTCGGCTATTTTGGCTTTGTCGCCGCCTTCTTCCACTATTTTCTCCAACACGGGGTCCAGCAGCACATCGATGCGGGAGAGGAAGAAGCTGGCTACGGAGTTGATGTTGTCGATGGCACCGCCGGCTTTCACGCGGTCTTCCAGGCCCGAGATGTAGGCCTCGGCTACCGCTTCGTAGCGCTCCAGTCCAAAAATCAGCGTCACGTTCACGTTCACGCCTTCCGAGATGAGCTTGCGGATAGCGGGTAAGCCTTCTAGGGTAGCAGGTACCTTAATCATCACGTTGGGGCGGTCTACGGCTTTCCAGAAGCGCAGGCCCTCCTCAATAGTGCCCTCGGTGTCGTTGATGAGGTTAGGGCCTACCTCCAGGCTCACGTAGCCGTCGCCGGAGTTGTCGTGGCTG from Hymenobacter aerilatus harbors:
- a CDS encoding bifunctional transaldolase/phosoglucose isomerase, which gives rise to MNALNKIREFDQSIWLDFIRRKILINGELVKRIKEEDLRGVTSNPAIFEKAIGGSDDYDTTIRALALQGKSADDIYAELAVADVQHACDLFRPLYDSHDNSGDGYVSLEVGPNLINDTEGTIEEGLRFWKAVDRPNVMIKVPATLEGLPAIRKLISEGVNVNVTLIFGLERYEAVAEAYISGLEDRVKAGGAIDNINSVASFFLSRIDVLLDPVLEKIVEEGGDKAKIAEPLVGEVALASAKKAYQLYKGIFAGPRWEALKQKGANTQRLLWASTGNKNPKYDNLRYVDGLIGPETVNTIPVETLDLFREQGKVANTLETNLDQVDEVLNALPKLGIDLQERTQFLEEDGGQKFKEPFAKLIDSIEKKRVQALDLQPVAADMQLGQYQQEVDAKIEEYKKSDFITGFWNKQADLWTQDAKAQESIRSYMGWLRVAETMVDEVGRLEQFAQEAKAEGFTHVVVMGMGGSTMAPIVFEKSFPKGENGLDVLILDTTNPGTVQEIEKAVPLEHTLFIVASKSGTTAEPLAFGDYFYEKVKAVKGDKAGENFIGITDPGSPFIETAKELGYRKVFLNFPEVGGRFSALTFFGLVPAALYGINVGELLARAVIMMRACGAYGPSDNNPGLQLGAALGVLSTQGRDKLTLVVPKSLSDLGLWLEQLLAESTGKEGKGILPVAGEHLGKPEVYGQDRVFVYVGYENEADEDNTQKLKTLQEAGHPVITIRMKDALDLGAEFFRWEAATAIAGAVLGINPFDQPNVQAAKTATDKIMKEVAEKGSLPEQEKALSEGGLDYYSSVSGGSAQELVQQFFAQAKAGDYVSIQAYLTESAAVNEETAELRQKIQDKLHVATTFGYGPRFLHSTGQYHKGGPNTGLFLQLTAGHPQDLPLPGRSYSFGTLQDAQAQGDLEALQSADRRTLHVHLGNDAAAGLKTLLAAF